The window CGGAAGACCACCGCGGCTAATTCCAACGAGCCGGTCAATAGGCTCACGGCAGTGCAGTGCACGCACTTGCTCAGTCAACTGAGAGATTAGATTCCCAAGCTCAGACCACGAAAGCGGTTGTTGTTCCATTCCGGACGGAAAGCAAATCCTGTTCCAAAGGCAAGAACCGCCGGGACCCAACTACCCTCGCTGAACAGAAGTTTCCAATTTAAGGAGCGAAAAAGGGGGGACGTGTTACTTTGGCAACGAATTCAAACTAGATCTCTAAAAAAGTAGATCGATCTCGGGATTCATTATTCTTTCGCTGAACGTAAACTACCGGCATCGAATGTTGGGTTGGATGCTGGAGCTGTCATCCAGCTTCGTTGATATTACTTCGCTGCTCAAATGGAACATACTCGGGATTCGATATCGGGTCTCGAGGGCTTTCGATTGCGATACCGATTTCGATTTTTGCGATCATACTTTGTATCAGGCGCAGTTTAACAACCGTTCACTCATTCCCCCGGAATTCTCATGTACATCCCCAGTAAATCCGCCGACTCCGCTTTGTTGAATCCAAACTTGTTGTAGAATTCCGGAGTGCCCTGCTCGGCGAAGAGACCCACAAAGGCCGTCTTAGGCGCATTCCTCTTCAGGAAATCGGCAAGCGATTCCATAATTAGGCTTCCTACTCCTTTACCTTGATGATCTGGCAAAACAGCCACATCTGTCACCTCAAAGAAACAACCTCCATCTCCGATGATTCGTCCGATTCCAACTCTTTCATTCCCGTGATACGCTACCACAGAGAAAAGAGTGTTTGCCAGACCGACCGCGGCCGCCTCTTTGGACTTTCTCGATAGGCCAGCCTTTAGGCGAATAGCAATATAGTCCGTCACAGATGGAGTCTCTAGTCTTAGATCATAAACCATTCTCTGAGGCATCAACACAATTGGGAGAGAGAGGCTACCAAACTTGCTCGCAGAAGGGCAATCCCTGTGTCGATTCATGCTTCTGGTTGCGTGCTAGGAAGAGCAGTTAAGAAAAGTCAAAATGCCACACGGAATGGAGGTCAGAGCCTTTCACCGAGTGGATGCTTCCGTCTTGTTCTAAAGGGCACTTCGATTCACCTACTTTGGACGTGGCGAGAGCAATTTTGGTTTTGAGCAAGGCGACGGCTCTGCTTGGCGGGCTAGTGGCCCGGCTGCGGAGCCGCAACGCGGCTCAAACCCAAAAGTGTCTCGCCCCGAAGGGGTTGCGGCAGCACCGGTTCCGGGCAGCGTTAGCGGAGAGGTCCGAGGGCCTCTGGCCCGCAGACCTCTCCGCAGTCTCGCCCTCCGCAGTCTCGCCCGGATTCCGGCGGTGCCGCAATCACGAGCCAAAGGAAGTTAATCGAAGTGCCCTAAACTCCAGCATTGTTAAAGAGAATGACTTGCTGCTCACCATCCTCCGTGATCATTACTTGCTTTTCGAAATTTCCCGACGTGTATTCATCAACCACATTCTCCCAAAAGATCATTGATTTCTTGTTTTCCACGAATTGGTGAATCTCCCACGTTCCGGGAAACAGGTTGAATACTCTTACGGCTGCTCTTTGACCAATTCGCTGGCGCCTGAACGTCTTCATAACAAAGAACTCTGCTATCGTTTTTGCATTTGGATCCTTCGCAACCTCACAATAACTGTTCACCATGATGAATCCTGCGATTCTTGATTCGACCATGATCCAGTAGGCATAACGGTCGGTTTCTGTCCGATAGTTGTCGAAATATCGGTATCCAAAACATCCATATTCGTTGACTTGATGGCCTGTGTATGGAGACAGCTCATATTCATAGAGCTCGAACAGCTGCCGAAGCACAGCCTTCTTACTCTCTGGAACTTCGACAAGGTCGTTCTTACTCATGTTTTTCAAAGAACCTCAACGTGTTCCGATTCAGCTAGATGGTGCCACCGCAATCCGGAGCACAATGCTTTGTTTTTGCATGGACTAGAATGCGCCTGCACTCAGGAAACCTTCTGATCGAAATATTTACCGTGTGAGGTTCGAGCCATTCGTGAAACTCCTCATCTGAGAAAAAGTGTTTAATCACCCGGAAGCGCTTACCTCCGGCGAGGCTCCGTTCCTGAAGGTGGTTTCCTTCCTCGTCGAACTTTCCACTGAAAGAACCTGAAACCGCAAGCTGGTCGATAAATACAATTGAGCTTCCCTCCGGAACCCTTTGGGTGATTCCGGAGAGAAAACCGGGAATTCTTGATTTGGGAACGTGGGCAAACCAATCAACCGCCATCACCATGTCAAAATCGCCTGAAATCGACCTCAAGTCATAGGCATCGGCTTGTTCCAGAGTGATTCGTTGCCATGGCAGCTCCTTTTTCCTCGCCTGTTCCAGGGTGGTCTCATTGTAGTCAGTTGCCGTAATCGAATCCGCATCGTCGCTAATCTGCCCCGTCCAGAAGCAGGGACCACATGCGAGTTCCAGGACCCGCTTCCTTTTTGCGATTTTCTTGAGCGCCCGAATTACAGGATGAAGCCCTTCGATCACGCTCGGGTCATCATAACCCATCGAAGAGTCATATTCGGAAGCACGTTGACCATAGTAGACCTGCATCTCTTGGACGATCATCTCTTCTCACACAGGGGCGACGTGTCAGGATCGAGAAGACGAAGCTTCCGGATCTTGAACTACCGATCGGTTCGACCGAATGGTCTTCTGTATCTTTATCTCAGATACGGTTTCGGAAACTACTTCAAACCCGTAGTTCCTGTAAAAACTCAACGCTCTTCCGTTGTTCTTGGTTACTTCGCCAATGACCTTTGAGAAGCCGTTGTTCTCAGCCCAAGCAAAAACTGTATCCATCATTTTCTTAGCGAGGCCAGAGCCCCTCAAATCCGGGGTAATCCAAACCTGAAGCACTTCAGCTTCACCTTCTTTTTCTTCGCTTCCGTAGATTGCTGCAATGGCTACTGGCTCATCCTCGCGAAAGGCAATAAATGTCGAACGTGTAGAACCTTCCGCTGTGCTATCGGCCTGCTGACACCAACTTTCCGGCGAACGTTCTATGGCTGTTTCGTACGTCGAACAGAACGCATAAGGATCGCTCTTGAGCGCCGCGAGTCTCAGATCCCGAAAAAGAGCCCCTTCACAACGCTGGATTCTTCGGATGGTTAACATTTCTTTCAACGAACATCCAAGTTCAGCCAACCTACCTTTCGCAGTTGGCTGACGAACCTAGTTAGCCGTTGTTCTCGTGGTCAATCTGCCGAGCCCTCGAGTAGCTGATCAAACAACTGGTCATCGGTGAAATCACCAAGATGGCAGTTCCGATTGAGAAAAAGTTCTCCGGCTTCTGAATCAGACCGTAAACGCCGGACAGAAATATGGGAAGTGCCGAGACCAAAAGGGCTTTGCCTCCATACTCATTGATCTCAAACCACGCTTCTTCTGATTTGAATGACTGCGGAAAACG is drawn from Verrucomicrobiota bacterium and contains these coding sequences:
- a CDS encoding GNAT family N-acetyltransferase — translated: MNRHRDCPSASKFGSLSLPIVLMPQRMVYDLRLETPSVTDYIAIRLKAGLSRKSKEAAAVGLANTLFSVVAYHGNERVGIGRIIGDGGCFFEVTDVAVLPDHQGKGVGSLIMESLADFLKRNAPKTAFVGLFAEQGTPEFYNKFGFNKAESADLLGMYMRIPGE
- a CDS encoding GNAT family N-acetyltransferase, yielding MLTIRRIQRCEGALFRDLRLAALKSDPYAFCSTYETAIERSPESWCQQADSTAEGSTRSTFIAFREDEPVAIAAIYGSEEKEGEAEVLQVWITPDLRGSGLAKKMMDTVFAWAENNGFSKVIGEVTKNNGRALSFYRNYGFEVVSETVSEIKIQKTIRSNRSVVQDPEASSSRS
- a CDS encoding GNAT family N-acetyltransferase — protein: MSKNDLVEVPESKKAVLRQLFELYEYELSPYTGHQVNEYGCFGYRYFDNYRTETDRYAYWIMVESRIAGFIMVNSYCEVAKDPNAKTIAEFFVMKTFRRQRIGQRAAVRVFNLFPGTWEIHQFVENKKSMIFWENVVDEYTSGNFEKQVMITEDGEQQVILFNNAGV
- a CDS encoding SdpI family protein; the encoded protein is MNPETYAFVNIGIAILISGLSIPLILRKVPMNHFYGVRFPQSFKSEEAWFEINEYGGKALLVSALPIFLSGVYGLIQKPENFFSIGTAILVISPMTSCLISYSRARQIDHENNG
- a CDS encoding class I SAM-dependent methyltransferase, which gives rise to MIVQEMQVYYGQRASEYDSSMGYDDPSVIEGLHPVIRALKKIAKRKRVLELACGPCFWTGQISDDADSITATDYNETTLEQARKKELPWQRITLEQADAYDLRSISGDFDMVMAVDWFAHVPKSRIPGFLSGITQRVPEGSSIVFIDQLAVSGSFSGKFDEEGNHLQERSLAGGKRFRVIKHFFSDEEFHEWLEPHTVNISIRRFPECRRILVHAKTKHCAPDCGGTI